A DNA window from Xyrauchen texanus isolate HMW12.3.18 chromosome 6, RBS_HiC_50CHRs, whole genome shotgun sequence contains the following coding sequences:
- the parla gene encoding presenilins-associated rhomboid-like protein, mitochondrial codes for MAWRGCFKKWSTIDSINAPSLFSKCIRFTTHPQQRCGFRKAQKQMETKKGVLEETEVGEAGRHKNAVPPQPEAPVPPKPPRKPGRLFRPLVFTVGFTGCSFGTAAILQYESVKSRVQMAMEEAKEGNQIKLREADDTTYWHNWWNQLSHFQKQVILVMSVIDDWWSGLSEGQKTVTGIIALNTVVLCCWRIPSMQRSMLKYFTSNPASKTRCLPMVLSSFSHYSYIHMIVNMYVLWTFSTTVVSLLGREQFLALYLSGGVISTFVSYVLKTATGRLGPSLGASGAIITVLAAVCTKIPEAKLGIILLPMVSVTAGNALKALVALDTAGLLLGWRFFDHAAHLGGALFGVWYIVYGNDIIWKKREPLVKFWHELRNGPSGRSRPSGGGGQV; via the exons ATGGCATGGAGGGGTTGCTTTAAGAAATGGAGCACAATAGACTCGATTAATGCGCCATCCCTGTTTTCAAAATGCATCAG GTTTACCACCCATCCTCAGCAAAGATGTGGCTTCCGGAAAGCTCAGAAACAAATGGAAACAAAAAAGGGTGTGCTAGAGGAGACAGAAGTGGGTGAGGCAGGAAGACATAAGAATGCTGTGCCACCTCAGCCAGAGGCACCTGTCCCACCGAAGCCACCCAGGAAACCAGGTCGACTCTTCAGACCCCTAGTGTTTACCGTGGGG TTTACAGGCTGCTCCTTCGGCACAGCTGCCATATTGCAGTATGAGTCCGTAAAGTCTCGCGTGCAGATGGCCATGGAGGAGGCCAAAGAGGGGAATCAGATTAAACTTCGAGAG GCTGATGACACAACATACTGGCACAACTGGTGGAATCagctttcacactttcagaagcAGGTGATTCTGGTCATGTCTGTGATCGATGACTGGTGGAGTGGACTCAGTGAAGGACAAAAGACTGTCACAG GTATTATAGCTCTAAACACTGTGGTGCTGTGTTGTTGGAGAATACCTTCAATGCAACGCTCCATGCTCAAGTACTTCACCTCTAACCCAGCATCCA AGACACGGTGCCTTCCCATGGTCCTCTCTTCCTTCAGTCATTACTCTTACATTCACATGATTGTCAACATGTATGTCCTATGGACCTTTTCCACTACCGTTGTCTCCCTTCTTGGGAGGGAGCAGTTTCTGGCCCTTTATCTGTCTGGAG GTGTTATTTCCACATTCGTCAGTTATGTTTTGAAGACTGCTACAGGACGTCTGGGTCCATCACTTGGAGCT TCAGGGGCCATCATAACTGTTTTGGCTGCAGTCTGCACCAAGATACCAGAAGCTAAGCTGGGCATCATCTTGCTTCCTATGGTCAGCGTCACAGCAGGAAAT GCTTTGAAAGCTCTTGTTGCCTTGGATACAGCTGGTCTTCTCTTGGGATGGAGGTTTTTCGACCATGCGGCCCATCTCGGGGGTGCTTTGTTTGGAGT GTGGTACATTGTATATGGCAATGACATTATCTGGAAGAAGCGCGAGCCACTAGTGAAGTTCTGGCATGAGTTGCGGAACGGGCCATCTGGCAGATCCCGACCCAGTGGAGGTGGTGGTCAGGTTTAG
- the LOC127644511 gene encoding interleukin-20 receptor subunit beta-like: protein MKSGPGLDQNLSFTKGDKEVMFQKSSLINSLIPLLLHFTINYSSSLPTTLNISMQSVNMKHILIWSPLQAHCFTVNYSVQFQGEYELHKLNGTWVDAYDCQEISESKCDLTSDLAFNSDYSIRIKTICDGQESWAELPATFNRRNTVLLAPKMMVAVEGDLIQVDFSTTLPDMIIILRVWKEGDEQNALLHVIRVYPYHFSIAAHRGEKRMCFKAKALVEAINKSCSTDKQCVFIPKPTSDFVKPVMVSIAVVVAVAMASILGWLATRFGPQIKQTICHSEPLPNVLLYDSPTSTPILCTDVSLEPTDPLLLLPSVEGQCSDGEAECRT from the exons ATGAAGAGTGGCCCAGGGCTTGACCAGAACTTGTCATTCACTAAAGGGGATAAGGAGGTTATGTTCCAGAAGAGCAGTTTGATTAACAGCCTGATTCCTCTTCTCCTGCACTTCACCATAAACT aTTCAAGTTCACTCCCCACAACTCTAAACATCTCAATGCAATCTGTAAACATGAAGCACATCCTGATATGGAGCCCTTTGCAGGCACACTGTTTCACTGTCAACTATTCTGTGCAGTTTCAGGG GGAGTATGAGTTACACAAACTGAACGGAACATGGGTGGATGCATATGACTGCCAAGAGATTAGTGAAAGCAAGTGTGACCTGACCTCTGACCTGGCCTTCAACTCTGACTACAGCATACGCATAAAGACAATATGTGACGGCCAGGAATCATGGGCAGAACTACCAGCAACCTTCAACAGGAGAAATA CTGTGCTACTGGCTCCCAAAATGATGGTAGCTGTGGAGGGAGACCTTATTCAAGTGGACTTCAGTACAACCCTTCCTGATATGATCATAATCCTACGAGTCTGGAAGGAGGGGGATGAACAGAAT GCTTTACTTCATGTGATCAGAGTTTATCCTTATCATTTTTCCATCGCTGCTCATCGAGGGGAAAAGAGGATGTGCTTCAAGGCAAAAGCACTCGTAGAGGCCATTAACAAGAGCTGCAGCACTGACAAGCAGTGTGTCTTCATCCCTA AACCGACATCTGACTTTGTAAAGCCTGTGATGGTGAGCATAGCTGTGGTGGTAGCAGTTGCCATGGCCAGTATTCTGGGTTGGTTGGCAACACGTTTTGGTCCACAGATTAAACAAACCATTTGCCACAGTGAGCCCCTTCCAAATGTACTA CTTTATGACTCGCCCACCAGCACACCCATTCTCTGTACAGATGTTTCACTGGAGCCCACAGACCCACTTTTGCTGCTCCCCTCTGTAGAGGGTCAGTGCAGTGATGGGGAGGCAGAGTGCAGAACATGA